From the genome of Uranotaenia lowii strain MFRU-FL unplaced genomic scaffold, ASM2978415v1 HiC_scaffold_26, whole genome shotgun sequence, one region includes:
- the LOC129759743 gene encoding chondroitin sulfate proteoglycan 4-like produces the protein MPKMEKLGGRLAAIVVFLGMVLTVVDTVKVSFYGASHIAMPLQEAKISTNIRLRFRSRQDNALILLTAGRTDYSLLSIDGGRIRFSFKIDDYHTDLWSPVTLKFNDLQWHDISISRYAANLTMQIDEYFTTKTLPTNVTELNVHFGVFIGGVGAYSAPYLGSLEHFRGCIADIFYNNINIFKRARERTGHVTNERVSWICAPEFDADVSTPISFLDDESYVIIQKPTSRSGDRWSMEFRTNEPFGMLLSNIPTSARYDFMALEIVESQVRLLVGKGSNAVELIPDRNVSDGKWHNISITYSPMLVDVTVDDVTNTATFANGSSSVIELEDEFFIGGFDHRKKRKAFLKGARATESNLKGCIRDIVLDDHVVGFPNFKVTHGVTVDCVWRYPCIEKQPCIPSGRCHHQGINDFICACDQAYCIKADYSESYKIFSRSDLVLEKELMFISPLEVMEGGITFLSPKNIEVLFDYVKSGIQEAGIIFHLIQPPKHGKVTIHSYGAEGNSTATQMKFFSHIDLTTDKVKYTHNGAESLNDHMTIDMQIVSANRNNLPKYLEGKHRFVLHVNVTPVNDPPVLKLPANKLLRVTQGIPKPIGPELLQSEDPDSPPESLIYTVLMNPNSEAQQGRFELNGRSVATFSQSDVNNGLVSYLINIRGSDDASFDLNIQVSDGMETSPASAIRVSVLPLQLRMMNNTGLVLIHKSSALITPYNLSFVPNSEEENVDIRFDVVQAPIYGNLQKLRTVDSSWIGIDSFSSSQLLLEQIRYLHSSEMPQHDEFKFTVTLGPVTTPTYDFRISFTKLRIGVIRQNNMYINTKENTIRAEYLYHQTTPITTFARNIIYTVVKPPRFGIIYVDGHPEYAKPGDSFTQQEIDKNLIKYRTYQSSYGNFIDTFEFVVSVPECEDVQGKLDFIYNPPDYLAKQIIYQKREKMFVHEGNKTALSRTNFEVLFNKFSHLTFNLTHHPKHGTLCKVNPRTFESKEVSSFTLQYLYLGDIHYCHDDSESTEDSFRLLILSDDETDFQFVCEIQVEITLLNDNGPYRVFDKVFHIVRDETKLLTSHDLKYADPDMDTRNSDIEYRSVTCTNGELLRHGKLVEFFTQDDLDSRRLLFQHNGTDQGKLAFIATDGLYEVPGMLEIEASDPFLKIRESNASIVQEGRVVLLTLEDLNVDTNLNVKPEEIDYRMLNEPSNGLLKLFRSKFNTTQLHKLSNATTTMNFTQADIIGERLVYWNRDVASMDKIRYRVTTKGVWAEGEIMIRIYPPAYWEPLRIRRNQTLFVEESTSVIISRDILEIVHPNISPGDITYLVTTQPQHGYLEIQSITTDDEYNSKVFDQSTINAEKMFYIQAGVNQSSDFFTFDVTNGITWLRDLVMRIVIIPENLYIKTNVVVVEEGKTVRIEPTDMVPYSEYYTGKILEYKIQEHPQHGSIKSGKSSKVNRFTQKQLEAGIITYVHNGSENSSDTIRLIALARNKDSVPFSLNIQILPINDEVPQVVTNTGLQMWIGGKSMIQSTDLMVQDYDTFPENLTFYITQMTGGYLALKDSYNRKIHTFTQENINQNLVYFIHDSSNQNGKIAFYVSDGIHNTTEQVLHIVTNPVTLELVRNEVLHVFPLTRKQILPDQLFYKCSDDDREVKYVVTVPPQLGRLIYEHLEFGYNTEITEFRQHDVENGRIFYEHTHAMVELKTNDSFYFDVTAPLSNSLVDQIFNIDVSVSSGGLLRFLPVPRITLDEGESAPIKLDLSKILEYLETRAGIQNPELYIEVYDPAHGLVELDESAADLNRFSLNDFYSNKVFYKHDHSDSVEDKIALAVYLVPGHLFLCNITIPVTINPVNDQPFHLVTASPHISVIEGENQTITSTHLLTEDADTDPKDIIYDVISGPNLGVLLKISDEGYPQDIITYGNQFSQADINENRIIYTHSGNPQSTTFYFKVSDGKFKPAYQIFNIKVLPITILPGFNNQPILVQQGTTLGVLEPKHVSVETNVQKTRIVYNITKNPLGGILIANNKPVTKFTQRQLDDGKISYMQTDTTRSNDTFQLDAFIPDTTSACLVDVNMIVQPFIIINPVTITPGERSRLSSTFIFDNPAQLKLNRYNPKITITRKPKYGRLRKIVRSSGVDYIEQPSDKDITTFTYKELKSGVIYYVARKFSQEFQSINDNFEYVLSTKTAQPGQGTVPIEIYSPSRNSNGSNDVDIVTADSALPWDYLIAACAAAAVIVILILIIIALRCRSSRSHKDHPDKDHPPSLPRPPDFMTLNNRMYTPSENESLPVTNASTPLPIISSIPHCKVIPIGLDNFQLDSESEEDMLDMNDDLLQHQNNLNYPYGDEADQWSSSCDVGPDVGYSTIAHQNAQQHQQLLQQPVLASQQQHLQQQQQQQPLLASQQQKANPLLRRNQYWV, from the exons TATCCTTCTATGGAGCCAGCCACATCGCGATGCCCTTGCAAGAAGCGAAAATTTCCACCAACATCCGGCTGCGGTTCCGTTCCCGTCAGGATAATGCCCTGATTCTGCTGACCGCCGGCAGAACCGACTACTCGCTGCTCAGCATCGATGGAGGTCGCATACGGTTTAGTTTCAAGATCGATGACTATCACACCGAT tTATGGTCTCCGGTAACGTTAAAATTCAACGACCTTCAGTGGCATGACATATCGATTTCACGATATGCGGCCAATTTAACGATGCAAATTGACGAGTATTTTACTACCAAAACACTTCCCACAAATGTGACGGAGTTGAACGTTCATTTTGGAGTGTTCATCGGGGGAGTTGGAGCGTATTCGGCACCGTATCTGGGATCGCTGGAACATTTCAGAGGATGCATTGCGGAt attttctacaACAATATAAATATCTTCAAGAGAGCTCGCGAACGCACGGGACACGTAACCAACGAAAGGGTTTCATGGATTTGTGCTCCGGAATTTGATGCAGACGTGAGTACGCCTATAAGCTTTTTGGATGACGAGAGCTATGTCATCATCCAGAAGCCGACTTCCCGTTCCGGCGACCGATGGAGTATGGAGTTTAGAACGAACGAGCCCTTCGGTATGTTGCTGAGTAATATTCCAACTAGCGCCCGGTATGACTTCATGGCGCTGGAAATCGTCGAAAGTCAGGTGCGACTTTTGGTGGGGAAAGGTTCCAATGCAGTGGAGCTGATCCCGGATAGGAATGTTTCCGACGGAAAGTGGCACAATATTTCGATAACCTACAGTCCTATGCTTGTCGAT GTAACTGTAGACGATGTAACGAACACTGCAACGTTTGCTAACGGTAGCAGTTCTGTGATCGAGCTGGAGGATGAGTTTTTCATAGGAGGTTTCGATCACCGGAAGAAGCGCAAAGCATTTCTGAAGGGAGCTCGAGCCACCGAATCGAATCTGAAGGGCTGTATCCGGGACATTGTTTTGGATGATCATGTTGTTGGATTTCCCAATTTTAAGGTTACCCACGGCGTGACGGTCGATTGCGTTTGGCGCTATCCTTGTATCGAGAAACAACCCTGTATTCCATCTGGCCGTTGCCATCATCAGGGAATCAACGATTTTATTTGTGCCTGTGACCAGGCCTATTGCATAAAGGCAGATTATTCCGaaagttataaaatattttcacgATCGGATCTGGTTCTCGAGAAAGAGTTGATGTTCATTAGTCCATTGGAAGTGATGGAGGGAGGCATCACATTTCTATCGCCCAAAAATATCGAAGTGCTGTTCGATTACGTCAAATCGGGAATACAGGAAGCTGGGATAATTTTTCACCTTATTCAACCTCCCAAACATGGGAAAGTAACAATCCATTCATACGGAGCGGAAGGAAACTCCACTGCaactcaaatgaaatttttctccCACATCGATCTTACTACCGATAAAGTTAAATACACGCATAACGGAGCTGAAAGTTTGAATGATCACATGACCATAGATATGCAGATAGTTTCCGCCAACAGGAATAATCTCCCAAAATATCTGGAAGGGAAGCATCGTTTCGTGCTGCACGTCAACGTAACACCTGTCAATGATCCTCCGGTTTTGAAACTTCCTGCAAATAAACTGCTTCGAGTAACCCAAGGCATCCCGAAACCAATAGGACCGGAACTTTTGCAATCTGAAGACCCCGATAGTCCTCCGGAGTCACTCATCTACACAGTCTTGATGAATCCTAACTCCGAAGCACAGCAAGGTCGGTTCGAACTAAATGGTCGATCGGTTGCAACATTTTCGCAATCGGATGTAAACAACGGGCTAGTTTCGTACCTGATCAACATCCGTGGTTCCGATGATGCATCGTTTGATCTCAACATTCAAGTTTCCGATGGTATGGAGACAAGTCCTGCAAGTGCCATTCGAGTTTCGGTACTACCGTTGCAGTTGCGAATGATGAACAACACCGGATTGGTGCTGATTCACAAGTCTTCAGCATTGATAACACCCTACAATCTGTCGTTTGTACCGAATTCAGAAGAGGAAAATGTTGATATCag attcgaTGTGGTGCAAGCTCCGATTTATGGAAATCTTCAGAAACTGCGAACGGTTGATTCTTCATGGATTGGTATCGATTCTTTCAGCAGCAGTCAGCTTCTATTGGAGCAGATTCGTTACCTTCACTCCTCCGAAATGCCACAGCATGATGAATTTAAG tttactgTCACACTTGGTCCGGTAACTACACCTACCTACGATTTTCGAATTTCGTTCACCAAACTTCGCATCGGAGTCATCCGCCAGAACAACATGTACATCAACACTAAGGAAAACACTATCCGTGCCGAGTATCTGTACCATCAAACGACACCGATAACGACGTTCGCTCGTAACATTATTTACACCGTAGTGAAGCCACCGCGATTCGGTATAATCTACGTTGATGGTCACCCCGAATACGCCAAACCGGGAGATTCGTTCACTCAGCAAGAAATCGACAAGAACCTTATCAAGTACCGCACATATCAGTCCTCGTACGGAAACTTCATTGACACGTTCGAGTTTGTAGTTTCAGTGCCGGAATGCGAGGATGTTCAGGGTAAACTTGATTTCATCTACAATCCGCCAGACTATTTGGCCAAACAAATCATCTATCAGAAACGTGAGAAGATGTTTGTTCACGAGGGTAACAAAACGGCCCTGTCCAGGACTAACTTTGAAGTGCTGTTTAACAAGTTTAGTCACCTTACTTTTAACTTGACCCATCATCCGAAGCATGGTACTTTGTGCAAGGTTAATCCGAGGACTTTCGAGTCCAAGGAAGTTAGTTCGTTTACGTTGCAGTATTTGTATTTGGGTGATATTCACTATTGTCACGACGATTCGGAATCAACGGAAGACAGCTTTAGATTGCTGATTTTGTCCGATGATGAAACGGACTTCCAGTTTGTTTGCGAAATACAGGTGGAAATAACTTTGCTGAATGATAATGGGCCTTATCGTGTTTTTGACAAAGTATTTCATATAGTAAGAGACGAAACTAAGTTATTGACTTCACACGACCTGAAGTACGCTGATCCCGATATGGATACCAGAAACTCAGACATTGAATACAGATCTGTGACTTGCACTAACGGAGAGTTGCTGAGACATGGAAAGCTAGTAGAGTTCTTCACACAGGATGATTTGGACTCACGAAGGCTTCTATTTCAACACAACGGAACTGATCAAGGAAAGCTAGCTTTCATAGCCACTGATGGGCTGTATGAAGTTCCTGGAATGTTAGAAATCGAGGCTTCAGatccatttttgaaaatacgAGAAAGCAATGCTTCGATTGTTCAGGAAGGGCGTGTAGTGCTTTTGACACTAGAAGACCTTAACGTTGATACCAATTTGAACGTAAAACCTGAAGAAATAGACTACCGAATGCTGAATGAGCCGAGTAATGGTTTGCTCAAACTATTCAGGAGCAAATTCAACACCACCCAGTTGCACAAACTGAGTAATGCCACGACGACTATGAATTTCACCCAGGCAGATATCATTGGCGAACGCTTGGTCTACTGGAATCGGGATGTGGCTTCTATGGACAAGATAAGATATCGCGTAACGACGAAAGGTGTCTGGGCGGAAGGTGAAATTATGATTCGAATTTATCCTCCAGCTTACTGGGAACCTTTGAGGATACGGCGTAACCAAACTTTGTTCGTCGAAGAATCCACCAGCGTTATCATCTCGAGAGATATCTTGGAG ATCGTTCATCCCAATATTTCACCGGGAGACATAACATACCTTGTGACGACACAACCTCAGCACGGTTACCTGGAAATTCAATCGATCACAACGGATGACGAATACAATTCGAAAGTATTCGACCAGTCAACTATCAACGCGGAAAAAATGTTCTACATCCAGGCGGGTGTCAATCAGTCTTCGGACTTCTTCACCTTTGACGTAACGAACGGAATAACCTGGCTTCGGGATCTGGTTATGAGGATCGTTATCATTcctgaaaatttgtacataaaAACCAATGTAGTGGTTGTAGAAGAAG GAAAAACTGTTAGAATCGAGCCAACGGACATGGTACCCTATTCGGAGTACTATACCGGTAAAATTCTGGAGTACAAAATTCAGGAACATCCCCAGCACGGTAGCATCAAGTCGGGCAAATCGTCGAAGGTAAATCGCTTCACCCAGAAGCAACTGGAGGCGGGCATCATAACATACGTGCACAATGGAAGCGAAAATTCATCGGATACGATTCGACTGATAGCGCTGGCCAGAAATAAGGACAGTGTTCCGTTCAGTCTGAACATTCAAATACTGCCGATCAACGACGAGGTGCCGCAGGTGGTTACCAATACCGGGCTTCAAATGTGGATCGGTGGGAAATCGATGATCCAGAGTACAGATTTGA tggtCCAAGACTATGATACCTTCCCAGAGAACCTAACGTTCTACATCACCCAGATGACAGGCGGTTATTTGGCATTGAAGGACAGCTACAACAGAAAGATTCATACCTTCACCCAggaaaatatcaaccaaaaccTGGTATACTTCATTCACGACAGCAGCAATCAGAACGGAAAAATAGCGTTCTACGTGAGTGATGGAATCCACAACACCACCGAACAGGTGCTGCACATCGTCACCAATCCGGTAACATTGGAGCTGGTTAGGAATGAAGTTCTTCACGTTTTTCCCCTAACGCGAAAGCAAATCCTGCCGGATCAACTGTTCTACAAGTGTTCGGATGACGATCGCGAAGTTAAGTATGTGGTCACAGTTCCACCCCAGCTGGGACGATTGATTTACGAACACCTGGAGTTTGGTTATAACACCGAGATAACCGAGTTTCGCCAGCATGACGTGGAAAATGGAAGGATATTCTACGAGCACACTCACGCCATGGTGGAACTTAAAACGAATGACTCATTCTACTTCGATGTGACTGCTCCGCTCTCGAACAGTTTGGTGGatcaaatattcaatattgaTGTGTCAGTTTCTTCGGGAGGTTTGTTAAGATTCTTGCCCGTTCCAAGAATAACACTCGATGAAGGCGAATCGGCACCGATTAAGCTTGATTTGTcgaaaattttggaatatttgGAAACGAGAGCAGGGATCCAGAATCCGGAGCTTTACATTGAGGTTTATGATCCTGCCCATGGATTGGTTGAACTGGATGAATCTGCCGCGGATTTGAATCGGTTTTCGTTGAACGACTTCTACAGCAATAAAGTATTCTACAAACATGACCATTCCGATAGTGTTGAAGATAAGATAGCGTTGGCAGTTTATCTGGTACCGGGTCATTTGTTTTTGTGCAATATAACGATCCCCGTTACGATCAATCCAGTGAATGATCAACCGTTCCATTTGGTTACGGCTTCGCCGCACATTTCGGTTATTGAGGGAGAAAATCAAACCATAACTTCGACACATTTGCTCACCGAAGACGCTGATACAGATCCTAAAGATATAATTTATGATGTAATCAGTGGTCCCAATTTGGGCGTTTTGCTTAAAATATCAGATGAAGGTTATCCGCAGGACATCATAACTTATGGAAATCAGTTTTCTCAAGCAGATATCAATGAGAACCGTATAATCTATACGCATTCCGGGAACCCTCAATCAAcgacgttttattttaaagtatcGGATGGAAAGTTCAAACCAGCCTATCAGATATTTAACATCAAGGTCCTGCCGATCACGATACTACCTGGGTTTAACAACCAACCGATTTTGGTTCAACAGGGAACCACTTTGGGTGTACTTGAGCCGAAACACGTATCAGTTGAGACCAATGTTCAGAAGACTCGTATTGTTTATAACATAACCAAGAATCCTTTGGGTGGAATCCTCATAGCGAACAACAAACCTGTGACGAAATTCACTCAGCGACAGCTAGATGATGGTAAGATTAGCTATATGCAAACCGATACGACTCGTTCAAATGATACTTTCCAGCTGGATGCTTTCATTCCGGATACAACCTCGGCTTGTTTGGTTGATGTGAACATGATCGTGCAACCATTTATCATAATTAATCCGGTAACGATAACACCAGGAGAGCGAAGTCGTTTGAGCTCTACCTTCATTTTTGATAATCCAGCTCAGTTGAAGCTGAATCGATACAATCCCAAGATAACGATTACCCGGAAGCCAAAGTATGGAAGATTACGCAAAATCGTTCGAAGTTCTGGTGTAGATTACATCGAACAGCCGAGTGACAAAGATATTACAACATTCACCTACAAAGAATTGAAAAGCGGGGTGATTTACTACGTTGCGAGGAAGTTCAGCCAGGAGTTCCAATCAATAAATGATAACTTTGAATACGTTCTATCCACGAAGACTGCGCAGCCTGGACAAGGTACGGTACCGATCGAGATATACTCTCCCTCGAGAAACTCTAACGGGAGCAATGATGTAGACATCGTTACAGCCGATAGCGCCTTACCATGGGATTATCTGATAGCTGCCTGTGCAGCAGCTGCCGTAATCGTTATTCTTATTCTGATCATCATTGCTCTTAGATGCCGATCAAGCCGCTCCCATAAAGATCATCCAGATAAAGATCATCCACCGTCTCTCCCAAGACCACCAGACTTCATGACCCTGAACAATCGCATGTACACACCATCGGAAAACGAATCTCTCCCGGTGACAAATGCTTCAACTCCACTGCCCATCATCAGCAGTATACCCCATTGCAAGGTCATCCCCATTGGCTTGGACAACTTTCAGCTAGACTCGGAGAGCGAAGAAGACATGCTGGACATGAACGATGATCTGCTGCAGCACCAGAACAATCTCAACTATCCCTACGGAGACGAAGCAGACCAGTGGAGCTCGTCATGCGATGTTGGGCCCGATGTGGGTTACTCTACGATCGCCCATCAGAATGCACAACAACACCAGCAGCTACTACAGCAACCGGTTCTAGCTTCGCAACAACAGCATctacagcaacagcaacaacagcagccaCTTCTAGCTTCGCAGCAGCAGAAAGCGAATCCGCTGCTGCGACGAAATCAGTATTGGGTGTAG